Part of the Engraulis encrasicolus isolate BLACKSEA-1 chromosome 1, IST_EnEncr_1.0, whole genome shotgun sequence genome, atgcatacatgcacttcatactcatagttaaatttcacacacactctttcccatcatatttggcagttcaaatgtatctgcacatcctgtgacacaccaaatctcATCTTTaagtcttgttacactatacaataatggtgtatgtgggccaactgcaatacacatttgaaattatctcgcgggccgaataaaatggctccgcgggccagatttggcccccgggcctgagtttgacatccctgatgtaatgtaatgtcatataatcTACAGGTTGGGGAATGCCACAGCAGGGAGAGTACTGTGCTCCGGAGCGCCTCCAAGTGGAAAGCCTGGGGGAGGACGAGGAGATGGTGACCCACACCATACCTGAGGTCACCGCCATCAAGGTAGCAAGAATGTTCCATCTTTTTATATCTTTATTATTAATCAGACAGGACTGTGATGGGATAGGACGACTGCAAAAAGGGGGCGCAAAATCACCAGCAAAGTTTTGCTGTGTTTCAGCTACCAttggtagcatgcaaatatggagaagATGTTTTGCTCATCCTTGAGGGGTGATTCACTTTGTTAAGAACAATAATGgtttatatatgtatgtgtggaaGTCATTAAGATCTGCAAGCCTGTCTATAGCCTCTTCCGAAACATTTGGATTTTGTACCGTTAATGGTTGTCTCTTGGGTCGAAAGGAAATAATCAAATGTGTCAGTCAAATTGACCAACTATATACGTAGTAACAGTAATAGGTGATTAGTAGCACCTTTTGTGCCTGGTAAAAGTTAAGTAATTAGTAATTCATAATATCTTTTATaccttttttaatcttttttaaaAGGTTCGTGTGGAGCCATGTGTGCAGAGGGGAACTGCTCCCCCAGACTGTCGTCGAAGTGAGCCAGAGCCTGGTTCTTCCGATGCAGTCTTAATGGACTCAGGTTTTACACCACATGATTCTTCACCAGAGCCTGGTTTCTCCGATGCGGGAACATCTGTCAAGGACCAGGATGTTACATCACAGGATGTGACATCACACAACACTCTGCTACGTCGCCCCATGCAAACCAACATCATTCAGGTGTGTGCCTTTGCTTAATTTTGCGGTGGGTATTGATCATATAATTAGCTTATACAGTACAGgggtgtcagaagtaaaagtaaaaaagaaacacagtttccttcaaacacaagtcatttatctgagtaaccagtagacctgtgtacttgtcttacgatcagctaactctgcactggttggatcaagtttttggtgggtccttgttaggttttcatgtttttcagtaacaacacagcctatctatctcattaagtacaatggagtaaatggtgtaacagctacgtacttttgatacctcttatcaagttcaagttcaagttcaagtccattgtttgtatttgtttttgatgttgggagatatgctaaaaaaaaatcctatcaactttgttgacatggaaaataaactcttgaacttaacaccacaaatgtacttttacttttgacacctctgatacagaATAGTATGTTCTTGTTTGCAAAAGAAAGCTCTCagaattaatatatatatatatatatatatatatatatatatatatatatatatatatatatatataataacaaCTACTTTTGGGCATTTCAGGGTTATGGCATCCCACCAAACCTCTTCCTGTCTTGTACATCGGACGACGACCCAGCAGATGATGGACCAATGGGAGACGATCCAGCAGACGACACGCTGACATCATCAAAGGAACTGAAACTGCCTCTGCTGTCAGTGAAGCTACAAGACTGCCGCGACATGCTGGGACCTGACGAAGTTTTGAAGATGGAGCCCGAAGAGGTGGATATCATCGAGGACTATGACGGTGACGATTACCCATACCATGAGAATGAGGTTGATGATGAAGATTTCCTATattatgaggatgaggatgacaaCAATGACGACAGTGATTACGACCCAGAAGGTAAATGCACATGCAGGATGTACGAAAACATATGGTAACTCTTAAGAATAATGGtcccttaaaaagctttattaaaCGTCTATTAATAATGCTTAATGACAGCTGTAAGTTGATTCTTactaatttacaaacatttgtaaatattttgtttaTAATTACTTAAAATGGAGTGATATGGAGTGTAATGCAATTACCCATCGGCAACTACCCGAGTTGCtaattggctaacaactacgcttttgacaAACGCACCCCATAGTTCAAACCCAAGAGGTCTCTTTACGTAGAAAGCTAATCTTTGGAGGAGATAATAATGATGTGTCTTTTTGTTTCTACTTTAGATGAAAGATTCGACCTCTGGCCTGAAGACCAAGAAGTGTTACCTGAAGCTGAAGAGAAGCAGCAGTCTGTTCACCAAAGAGTGCGTGCCAGAAAGAAGCCCTTCGCTGCCACTCCACATGCGAAAAACACATCCACAGACTCTACACATGGAAACGTGTCATCCGACTCACCCAACACTAGAGACTatcaggaggaggatgatgacgatgaagaCCATGCTAACGCAAAGCCTGAACCTACTACTAAAAAACACACTACGCTCACTGGAGGAAGACGCCGTGCTTCCACCAAGTCAAGGTCAAAGACAAGGTCAACGTCACATAAATGTGACGTGTGTGGCAAAGTGTTTTCCTCGCGGTCAATATTACGCGTTCACAGGAGGAAGCACACAGGTGAAACATACGCCTGTAAACAGTGCGACAGAACTTTTGTTTTGTATAAAGCTTTCGAACATCACCTGGCAACTCACACAATGGAAGAAAGGCCACACAAGTGCACGGCTTGCCCCAAGGCGTTTTTACAAGCGTGTCATTTGAGAGAGCACTTCAGGATACACACGGGAGAGAAGCCCTATTCTTGCAAGCAGTGCCCCATGTCCTTCCGCACCACTTCGCAGCTGCACTACCACACCCTAGATCATTCCGGCGAGGGCACGCCTTACTCGTGCGGGGAGTGCGACAAGAAGTTTAAGACAAAATCTCTGCTGTCTGCGCACGCTACGGTACACACGGGAGAGAAGCCGTTCCCTTGTACAGAGTGCGACAAGACCTTCAGACTTAAGTCGACGTTAAaagcacacctcaacacacacacacaagaaaagccCTACAAGTGCCCCAATTGCGACCTCCGATTTGCCCAGAAATGCTACGTTCAGAAACACCAGGTGTGTATATTGTGCctctggcagccatgttgaatataacccatttcccaaagtcagattttgcTACATTttgcaggtccaatagtaatggAATCCATGAAAAAacattttgtatcaattttttgtgGTTAAACCTTATATGTACCCGGCCGCCTACAGAtgatgcacactgcacaccaaaGAGGTGCCCCACCTGCGGCAAAgcgttaacccattgacgcctaaggcacctgcaaaaaagggtgctgaatgcctgagccctttttaagacaagctgccctcagcctcatataaacctaaatatctcagcttctgaagcacataaaaatatgcactaagttgcgtttaaacgctaagaccctcatctttcattagaatgtgttcattcatatcaaacaaacagagatttttaataaagttgtctcaaatctcatgagcctgaatgttgcgtaatgcaactccaggcgtcagggccaatgttgcgcaacgcaacatcaggcatcaatgggttaaagaataCATTGCTGTATGAAGGaatgtttaagtctgttgtggttgctctttgcatctgcactagttgttctgtatatttcctatgcactttgtatctgctagtgatgttggctatgattatgtcctcgtttgaaagtcgctttggttataaagcgtctgccaaaaatgcaatgtaatgtaatgttatgtaaaaaGAAGGGAACTCTGAAACGTGGGtgggttgttgtgtttttttttccctcttcaccAGGTCGTGCACACAGAAGAGGCGCCCCACGTCTGCACCACGTGTGGCAAGGCGTTCCGCTTCGAGGACACGCTGCGTAAACACCGGCGACAGCAGCACtcgggagagggggaggacaaCCGGCCGCTCTGCTTCATCTGCGGGAAGACGTTCGCTCGGCTGGACACCCTGAGGCACCATCAGATGGAGATCCACGCCGCGCAGAAACAGCCGCACCCTTGCCCCGTCTGTGGAAAGGTATTCAATTATAATATAATGAATACAGCCGTGGCAAAAATTGACAGACCACCTCGAAATTACCCCTTTTTCTGGTCTTACTACTTACTGGCATGTGTTTCGGTAAAATGATGAACATTGTTGTTATAAtactgacaacatttcctctgaattttGGATGAAAATATTGCCATTTAGAGtatttatttgcagaaagtttCGAGGTGGCCTCTCAATGTTTGCCGcagctgtactgtatatactgtaacaAAAAATATAATTTCTAGCAGTTGTCCAACAGTGATGTTAGCTGTCTACCCACCTCATGCAACATGGGACAACTGATGCTTCCACACGTTAAAaatcgtctgccaaatgcattgtaatgtgacGTAATgtaatttcattcattcattcattcaaaggtGTTCGACTGCGCAAGCTACCTGCGCAAGCACCTGATGACCCACACGGGTGAGAAACGCTACCAGTGCACCGTCTGCGGGGAGAAATTCGCCTACAACCGGAGCCTGCAAAATCACCAGGCGAAAACGCACAACATGACGCAGGGGCAGCCCCACGCGGTCGAGAAACGCTACCAGTGCAGCGTCTGCGGCGAGAAATTCGCCTACAAGCGTAGCATGCAGGAGCACCAGGCGAAAATGCACGACAACATGGAGGGGCAGTCGCAGGACCACCAGGCGAGAGTGCACGACATGCGGCAGAATCACCAGGCGAAAGTGCACGACATGGGACAGAATCACCCAGCGAAAGTGCAAGACATGGGGCAGAATCACCAGGCGAAAGTGCACGACATGGGACAGAATCACCCAGCGAAAGTGCACGACATGGGACAGAATCACCCAGCGAAAGTGCAAGACATGGGGCAGAATCACCCGGCGAAAGCACAGAACATGGGGCTGTCCCGTAACGAGGGATGTCGACAGGTCGGGCAGAGTTCTACGCAAGTGACACAGAGCTCTGAATCTGCTCGGGATATAGAGCCACATGACTACGGCCGGGGCCTGCCGAGTCACCTGGCGAAAGTGCACGACTTGGGGCAGTCCAGCGACGTGAGGTGTCGGCAGTTTGGACAGAGTTCCACGCAAGTGGCACAGAGTTCTTTTAAATCCGCTCGGGATTTAGAATCGCATGGTGATTCACAAGGTGCAACAACAGCAATTAGGGATGGTGACCTGGACCTCTGtcaactctagtgtgtgtgtgtgagtgtgtgtgtgtgtgtttgtgtgtttgtgtgtgtgtgtgtgtgtgagtgtgtgtgtgtgtgtttgtgtgtttgtgtgtgtgtttggcacctCTAGAGACATTCCAAAACATTGCGaacggacacacagacaaacagacattgaATATTGAATTCCAATATTCAACAAGACAAGTTCCAACTATGCCGGCAGAGTTTTGACCCCATCatgcagagtctatgttataaccttactataAACAAAATAGCAAAGGACCATGTCTTAATGTGCCACTAAGAACTGTTGTCAATGTCATTGCAATGATGTTATAATGTGGATAAAGATCTACTTTCATCTTCATTTCTTCAATATTGCTGTGTTCACCATTATTATTGAATGCATTATGTCTTTTttgtttgaaaacaaaaaaaacattctggtTGCTTTATTTCAAGTCGTCTTTGTAGGCTAGTAAAGTGGCTTGTGGAGTCGGACAAACAACAGGGTTTTCCGGTCTTTCTCATGTATATCCGAGGCTCCCTCcccctgctctgtgtgtatccgTGAGTAACCAGTTGATAGCTAGGTTTATCAAGGTTTTGTGCCACCAGCCAACACTTGTTTTGAAAACTTGTGGAAAAAAAATACTCCACATGTTTTTTTGAAAAACAGCACATCTATGGGAGGGTATAAACCCAAGTGGTCAACGCCCACTTGGGAAGTAACGTAAGTGACGTCCCTTTCAGTTTCAATATCCAATCTCTTGTCCTTTCCTTGTGGCCTTTTGATGcaaggcaagacgtcattgacagtAGAACTTTTATTCAATATCGCAGAAGCACAATTCCTTTTATCATTtgtaatcgggatgttgaatggagaaaaaaaaaaaaaaagttgtagtgcccaggctgacagcggggaaacttgattgtttttCTCCACTGTGGCAGGGCGTCAGCGAAGCACACATGCAAGGCCACATGCAAAAGGAGAGGGCAGTAAGGTTAAGATATTGATAGGGACCCAATGTGTAAATAAATAACATCCCAATGACTCAGGCACCATTTATACAGTACATAATCGAGTAAGTTATTTACCCAACGTTTGTGCCTTTGCTTTACATACAAACTGAGGTTTCTGCTCTGAAAAACAATCTTCCTAAAAAAGAATCTTCCttgaaaaagaaaaggggggttgggggtaaaaaaaaaacaaaaactgcgGTTAGACGTTTGTTTAtaaacagagacaaacagacacttGAAAGTCCGGCTTACTGTGCTCAGGCTTGAGAGTGTCTACAGGGGtctgtactacaaagctggtttcagaataagttaaggttaagttaagaggtaaatcatctaatacaacagcttttcttaaagggactctgtgtgagatttttagttgtttatttccagaattcatgctgcccattcactaatgttacctttttcatgaatacttaccaccatcatcaaattctaagtattcattttgactggaaaaattacacttttcatacatgaaaagggagatcttctccatggttagccattttgaatttccagaaatgactgtacttggtccatactagaaaatattagtttattactttgtaaactatcatgtaaagatcacatttggaaataggcagcacagtttcaatgagcagcatagttgcagtacattttttgaccatttcctgcacagtgtccctttaagaaaacgaggactccaggctcttctattagatgatttacctcttaacctaagCTTAagttatcctgaaccagctttgtagtaaaggccccaGTACTGTGGAATATCCCTGTCTGGAACCcattctgtttgtgtttgtgtttgtttgtttgtttgtttgtttgtttttatgaaaGACTGTTATATGATGACGTTCATATACTGGACATCAAGTATTGGTAGAGGTCCATTGGATGGTGGCCACAGTAGGtgttgcagctatgctgctcattaagaCTGCCAATTGCCATATttgatgtttgttttttattaGAAAGTAATgaactgatatttactagtatgaccaaatttcAAGTaactttgcagctaaaaatgtgtatttctggaaaataaaaatgtacatgggaaagattcaccttttcatgtataaaaataaaaagtataaaaaaaaatctcagtcaCAATTACATCtgtatttagaatttgatgggggGTGAtcagtatttgtgaaaaaaaaaaacgtgggaattaaccacatgaattctggaaataaacggctACAAATATTACGCAGTGCACTTTCAAAGTAATCATGAGTCACCGCTCTTCTGTTGTGAAGGTGTTAGATTTCAGTTGAAACTTCTAAGAAAAGGGAAACAAATCATAAACTATTTCAAGCTGGTAGAAGTACGCCTATACCAGGAACTTATGACTCAACTCGCACAGTTTAAAGGCACACATCCAAATTCTACTGAAATGTAGGCTTACCTCAAGTAAACTGTTGTCTTCAAAGAAAATACTTTAGCATTATGTTAAATTCTCTCTTCCAAGTAAATTTGCGATTTGGGAGCAATTGTGATTATTGTACATCACCTGAAAGAGGAAAGGTTAAGGCTTAGCATGTTATGTCAGAGAGTTAGGAGAAAGATGGATTGTATCTCTTGGCATACAATATATTTTAAGTTCTTTAAGTATAGGTCTGTATTTGGGTCAGCAAAGCACGAGGCCACACACAATAGGAGCGGATGGTGGGTtaagatatgaaaaaaaaaacaaggtgtacacagatacagtaccatcccaatgactgagtgagtgaggtggATGAAGCATCACAAGACAGTACAGTCCAGTATTGTACGATGTCCCTGTGTAGAAGCCTTTTTGTttgcttaaaaaaaaatactgctaACTGTTTGCAGAGGTTCGTATTTGCATCAACTATTGTCAGTTCAGTGGCCACTGCTCAGCTGTTGTGAAGGTGCTGGATTCAGTTGAAACATAGGAAACTAcatcctttgaaatgtcttacatttctgtcaaaattggtcataacatggtctgatcttccccgaaatcacaagaaggaaagAACACTGTCtgctgtaaaggtgcactgtgtaagatggtggccagagtaggtattgcaaccatgctgcaaccatttgatcttttcatgaatatttacgaagttttgcagctaaaaatgcccatttctggaaattcaaaatggcggaccatggagaagagccaccttttcatatatgaatagTGCAACTTTATAATAGTTTCataacaataaaatacacattttgtgggcagccgtggcctagtggttagagagttggtctttcaatctaggggttgcaggttcaaatcctccctgacatctccctacatctccatccatggccgaagtgcccctgagcaaggcacctaaccccacattgcttcaaggactgtaaccaataccctggaaaagaataactgtaagtcgctttgaataaatgaaagtgtcagctaagtgcaatgtaatgtaatgtaattttggaATAGccaagtcaaagccctgacaaaaaccaaCTGAAATGATGGCATGATCATATGGATATGGCAACTGCGATGATATGGCATGACCTCAAGAGAGATATTTTGTCCATCTTATCTGCAACTACAAGAAACATCTGGTTAAGATTATTACAGGAAGGTCAatacctattgaatgcaagggtataCTTACTAGCTGTggcttgctgtcctgtgaatgtttacctTGTATGGCCTCTTATGATAACATGCAAATgttttgggtggaattaattaaagcagacacagtttgttccttcttgagatttcggGGTAgatcatgttttatgaccaattttgacaaaaatgtaagaaattccaAAAGGTGTACAGACTTTTTCCTATGACTGCTCAGGCTTGAGAGTGTCTACAGGGGCCTGTACTacaaaggtaaggtaaggtaaggtaactttatttgtacccgaaggtagatttggttgcaggcaaaaggTGGTTTCagaataagttaaggttaagtcaagggcgtaggtttcgcttgagctttggtagggacatcttcacacatcccacacacccctccccccgccaaaaaacaaaaaacaaacatagattctttatctacattaatctgactggtattatgaaattaatctaggctcattcaatatgtgcaccctaccgaaataatgactaggGCCTATATGTAGGCAACACTGTTTCTTAAGCCAGGTGGCACATTACACCAGAGCTCATATCCTTTTCCAAAATGACCagtgctatacagtaagtggtaggcctacatgttaaacacagatagcctatttctatcaaacatttatttaataaaaattgcttcaacgactaagcatttctaatgggcctggacaacataacaatggagagagagagagagagagagagagagagagagagagagagagagagagagtctatcagTGACTTTAAAAGGGCAGCAGCTCCTTTAAAGACGTGGGCTGCTTTTGTGCTCTTTTCTGCAAAAGCAGTCAAGCTTCATCAAGACCGAGCCCA contains:
- the LOC134456898 gene encoding zinc finger protein 227-like; the protein is MGSSTKACIKCFHVMPCATRVCMACGTLQPYKARLKQRMARLDSKKEEWAAKLKRHGNEATVLDEVKLMLEKLSAIGYKALLLLHKPKKKTLAMAPRCTLDEDASVKVNSLKKVFEDICMGWGMPQQGEYCAPERLQVESLGEDEEMVTHTIPEVTAIKVRVEPCVQRGTAPPDCRRSEPEPGSSDAVLMDSGFTPHDSSPEPGFSDAGTSVKDQDVTSQDVTSHNTLLRRPMQTNIIQGYGIPPNLFLSCTSDDDPADDGPMGDDPADDTLTSSKELKLPLLSVKLQDCRDMLGPDEVLKMEPEEVDIIEDYDGDDYPYHENEVDDEDFLYYEDEDDNNDDSDYDPEDERFDLWPEDQEVLPEAEEKQQSVHQRVRARKKPFAATPHAKNTSTDSTHGNVSSDSPNTRDYQEEDDDDEDHANAKPEPTTKKHTTLTGGRRRASTKSRSKTRSTSHKCDVCGKVFSSRSILRVHRRKHTGETYACKQCDRTFVLYKAFEHHLATHTMEERPHKCTACPKAFLQACHLREHFRIHTGEKPYSCKQCPMSFRTTSQLHYHTLDHSGEGTPYSCGECDKKFKTKSLLSAHATVHTGEKPFPCTECDKTFRLKSTLKAHLNTHTQEKPYKCPNCDLRFAQKCYVQKHQVVHTEEAPHVCTTCGKAFRFEDTLRKHRRQQHSGEGEDNRPLCFICGKTFARLDTLRHHQMEIHAAQKQPHPCPVCGKVFDCASYLRKHLMTHTGEKRYQCTVCGEKFAYNRSLQNHQAKTHNMTQGQPHAVEKRYQCSVCGEKFAYKRSMQEHQAKMHDNMEGQSQDHQARVHDMRQNHQAKVHDMGQNHPAKVQDMGQNHQAKVHDMGQNHPAKVHDMGQNHPAKVQDMGQNHPAKAQNMGLSRNEGCRQVGQSSTQVTQSSESARDIEPHDYGRGLPSHLAKVHDLGQSSDVRCRQFGQSSTQVAQSSFKSARDLESHGDSQGATTAIRDGDLDLCQL